A genomic stretch from Aedes albopictus strain Foshan chromosome 2, AalbF5, whole genome shotgun sequence includes:
- the LOC109429391 gene encoding myosin heavy chain, muscle isoform X4 has product MPKPVVQVGDDPDPSEWLFVSLEQKRIDQSKPYDAKKACWVPDEKEGYVLGEIKATKGELVTVGLPGGETKDFKKDLVSQVNPPKYEKCEDMSNLTYLNDASVLHNLRERYRAKLIYTYSGLFCVVINPYKRWPLYTLRVAKMYRGKRRNEVPPHLFAVSDGAYVNMLTNHENQSMLITGESGAGKTENTKKVIAYFATIGASTKKDESTEKKASLEDQVVQTNPVLEAYGNAKTVRNDNSSRFGKFIRIHFTGSGKLAGADIETYLLEKARVISQQSLERSYHIFYQMMSGSVKGLKEMCFLSNDIYDYYNVAQGKITIPNVDDGEECALTDEAFNVLGFTQEEKDNIYRITAAVMHMGGMKFKQKGREEQAEADGMEEGDRVAKLLGCVTEDLYKNLLKPRIKVGAEFVTKGQNKDQVTNAVGALCKGIFDRLFKWLVKKCNETLDTQMKRVQFIGVLDIAGFEIFDYNGFEQLCINFTNEKLQQFFNHHMFVLEQEEYKKEGINWAFIDFGMDLLACIDLIEKPMGILSILEEESMFPKATDQTFAEKLMNNHLGKSAPFQKPKPPKPGCQAAHFAIGHYAGVVSYNITGWLEKNKDPLNDTVVDQFKKGQNKLVVEIFADHPGQSGGADAGGGKGGRGKKGAGFATVSSSYKEQLNNLMTTLKSTQPHFVRCIIPNELKQTGLIDAHLVMHQLTCNGVLEGIRICRKGFPNRMMYPDFKLRYKILNPKAAEEQKEPKNVADVILTSIGLDTESYRLGHTKVFFRAGVLGQMEEFRDERLSKIMSWMQSWCRGYLARKEFKKMQEQRVALETVQRNLRKYMKLRTWAWWKLWQKVKPLLNVSRVEDQIAELESKAQKAQEAFEKEEKARKELEALNSKLLAEKTALLDSLSGEKGALQDFQEKTAKLTAQKNDLENQLRDTQERLSQEEDARNQLMQTKKKLEQEMNGQKKDAEDLELQIQKIEQDKASKDHQIRNLNDEIAHQDELINKLNKEKKMQGEVNQKTAEELQAAEDKVNHLNKVKAKLEQTLDELEDSLEREKKLRGDVEKAKRKVEGDLKLTQEAVADLERNKKELEQTVMRKDKEISALSAKLEDEQSLVGKTQKQIKELQGRIEELEEEVEAERQARAKAEKQRADLARELEELGERLEEAGGATSAQIELNKKREAELAKLRRDLEESNIQHEGTLANLRKKHNDAVAEMAEQVDQLNKLKTKAEHDRANMYNELNNTRSACDTLAREKAAQEKVAKQLQHTLNEVQGKLDETNRTLNDFDSAKKKLSIENSDLLRQLEDAESQVSQLSKIKISLTQQLEDTKRLADEESRERATLLGKFRNLEHDLDSLREQVEEEAEGKADIQRQLSKANAEAQLWRTKYESEGVARAEELEEAKRKLQARLAEAEETIESLNQKCVALEKTKQRLSTEVEDLQLEVDRATSIANAAEKKQKAFDKIIGEWKLKVDDLAAELDASQKECRNYSTELFRLKGAYEEGQEQLEAVRRENKNLADEVKDLLDQIGEGGRNIHEIEKSRKRLEAEKDELQAALEEAEAALEQEENKVLRAQLELSQVRQEIDRRIQEKEEEFENTRKNHQRALDSMQASLEAEAKGKAEALRMKKKLEADINELEIALDHANKANAEAQKNIKRYQQQLKDVQSALEEEQRARDDAREQLGISERRANALQNELEESRTLLEQADRGRRQAEQELSDAHEQLNEVSAQNASIAAAKRKLESELQTLHSDLDELLNEAKNSEEKAKKAMVDAARLADELRAEQDHAQTQEKLRKALEQQIKELQVRLDDAETNALKGGKKAIQKLEQRVRELESELDSEQRRHADAQKNLRKSERRIKELTFQSEEDRKNHERMQDLVDKLQQKIKTYKRQIEEAEEIAALNLAKFRKAQQELEEAEERADIAEQAATKFRTKGGRAGSVQRGASPAPQRQPSVMPGLAGLNFPTFDDHGF; this is encoded by the exons ATGCCGAAGCCAGTTGTCCAAGTCGGCGATGACCCCGATCCAAGCGAGTGGCTGTTCGTCTCGCTCGAACAGAAGCGTATCGATCAAAGCAAGCCGTACGATGCCAAGAAGGCCTGCTGGGTTCCAGATGAGAAGGAGGGCTACGTCCTCGGTGAAATCAAGGCCACCAAGGGTGAGCTGGTCACCGTTGGCCTGCCCGGTGGTGAG ACCAAGGACTTCAAGAAGGATCTGGTCAGCCAGGTCAACCCACCGAAATACGAGAAATGCGAGGATATGTCCAACTTGACATATCTTAACGATGCCTCTGTCTTGCATAACTTGAGAGAGCGTTACAGGGCCAAGCTTATCTAC ACCTACTCCGGATTGTTCTGCGTTGTCATCAATCCCTACAAGCGTTGGCCGCTGTACACCCTGCGTGTCGCCAAGATGTACCGTGGCAAGCGTCGTAATGAAGTGCCGCCCCATCTGTTCGCCGTTTCTGACGGTGCCTACGTCAACATGTTGACCAACCACGAGAACCAGTCTATGCTGATTACCGGTGAATCTGGTGCCGGAAAGACTGAGAACACCAAGAAGGTCATTGCGTACTTCGCCACCATTGGCGCCTCGACCAAGAAGGACGAGAGTACTGAAAAGAAGGCCTCCCTGGAAGATCAGGTCGTCCAGACCAATCCCGTCCTGGAAGCCTACGGTAACGCCAAGACCGTCCGTAACGATAACTCTTCCCGTTTC GGTAAGTTCATCCGTATCCACTTCACCGGATCCGGTAAGCTGGCTGGTGCCGATATTGAGACCTACCTGCTGGAAAAGGCCCGTGTCATCTCCCAACAGTCGCTGGAGCGTTCCTACCATATCTTCTACCAGATGATGTCCGGTTCCGTCAAGGGACTTAAAG AAATGTGCTTCCTGTCCAACGATATCTACGATTACTACAACGTCGCCCAGGGTAAAATTACCATTCCTAATGTCGATGACGGCGAGGAATGTGCGTTGACCGAT GAAGCCTTCAACGTCTTGGGCTTCACCCAGGAAGAAAAGGACAACATCTACCGTATCACCGCCGCTGTCATGCACATGGGTGGTATGAAGTTCAAGCAGAAGGGTCGCGAAGAGCAGGCTGAAGCCGACGGTATGGAGGAAGGTGATCGCGTCGCCAAGCTGTTGGGCTGCGTCACTGAGGATCTGTACAAGAACTTGCTGAAGCCCCGTATCAAGGTCGGTGCCGAGTTCGTCACCAAGGGTCAGAACAAGGACCAGGTCACCAACGCCGTCGGTGCCCTCTGCAAGGGTATCTTCGATCGTCTCTTCAAGTGGCTGGTCAAGAAGTGTAACGAGACTCTGGACACTCAGATGAAGCGCGTCCAGTTCATCGGTGTACTGGATATTGCTGGTTTCGAAATTTTCGAC TACAACGGCTTCGAGCAACTGTGTATTAACTTTACCAATGAGAAGCTGCAGCAGTTCTTCAACCATCACATGTTCGTCCTGGAACAGGAAGAATACAAGAAGGAAGGTATTAACTGGGCCTTCATCGATTTCGGTATGGACTTGCTGGCCTGTATCGATCTGATTGAAAAG CCTATGGGTATCCTGTCCATTCTTGAAGAAGAATCTATGTTCCCGAAAGCCACCGATCAGACCTTTGCTGAGAAGCTGATGAACAACCACTTGGGCAAGTCTGCTCCGTTCCAGAAGCCCAAGCCACCGAAGCCAGGTTGCCAGGCCGCCCACTTCGCCATTGGTCACTACGCCGGTGTTGTCTCGTACAACATCACTGGATGGCTTGAGAAGAACAAGGATCCTCTGAACGATACCGTTGTCGATCAGTTCAAGAAGGGTCAGAACAAGCTGGTGGTGGAGATCTTCGCTGATCACCCAGGACAGTCTGGCGGCGCTGATGCCGGTGGCGGCAAGGGTGGACGTGGTAAGAAGGGTGCTGGTTTCGCCACTGTCTCCTCGTCCTACAAGGAACAGCTGAACAACCTGATGACCACTCTGAAGTCGACTCAACCTCACTTCGTCCGTTGTATCATTCCCAACGAATTGAAGCAGACCGGTCTCATCGATGCCCACTTGGTCATGCACCAGCTGACTTGTAACGGTGTACTTGAAGGTATCCGTATTTGCCGTAAAGGTTTCCCCAACCGAATGATGTACCCTGACTTCAAGCTGCG CTACAAAATCCTGAACCCCAAGGCCGCCGAAGAACAGAAAGAGCCGAAGAATGTCGCCGACGTTATCTTGACCTCCATCGGTCTCGATACCGAGTCGTACCGTCTCGGACACACCAAG GTCTTCTTCCGTGCCGGTGTCCTGGGTCaaatggaggaattccgtgaCGAGCGTCTGTCCAAGATCATGTCCTGGATGCAGTCCTGGTGCCGTGGCTACCTCGCCCGTAAGGAGTTCAAGAAGATGCAGGAGCAGCGCGTCGCCCTGGAGACCGTCCAGCGCAATCTGCGCAAGTACATGAAGCTCCGCACCTGGGCCTGGTGGAAACTGTGGCAGAAGGTCAAGCCTCTGCTGAACGTTTCCCGCGTCGAGGACCAGATCGCT GAACTCGAATCCAAGGCTCAGAAGGCCCAGGAAGCCTTCGAGAAGGAAGAGAAGGCCCGCAAGGAACTGGAAGCCCTGAACAGCAAGCTGTTGGCTGAAAAGACCGCCCTGCTGGATTCTCTGTCCGGCGAAAAGGGTGCCCTCCAGGACTTCCAGGAGAAGACCGCCAAGTTGACCGCCCAGAAGAACGACCTCGAGAACCAGCTGCGCGACACCCAGGAGCGCCTGTCTCAGGAGGAAGATGCCCGCAACCAACTGATGCAGACCAAGAAGAAGTTGGAGCAGGAAATGAACGGCCAGAAGAAGGATGCCGAAGATCTGGAACTGCAGATCCAGAAGATCGAACAGGACAAGGCCTCCAAGGATCACCAGATCCGCAACTTGAACGATGAGATCGCCCACCAGGACGAGCTGATCAACAAGTTGAACAAGGAAAAGAAGATGCAGGGTGAGGTCAACCAGAAGACCGCCGAAGAACTGCAGGCCGCTGAAGATAAGGTCAACCACCTGAACAAGGTTAAGGCCAAGCTGGAGCAGACTCTGGATgaactggaggattctctggaacgCGAGAAGAAGCTGCGCGGTGATGTTGAGAAGGCCAAGCGCAAGGTTGAGGGTGACCTGAAGTTGACTCAGGAAGCCGTGGCCGATCTGGAGCGCAACAAGAAGGAACTGGAACAGACCGTCATGCGCAAGGACAAGGAAATCTCTGCCCTTTCCGCCAAGCTGGAAGATGAACAGTCCCTGGTTGGCAAGACCCAGAAGCAGATCAAGGAACTGCAGGGCCGCATTGAGGAACTGGAAGAGGAAGTCGAAGCCGAGCGTCAAGCCCGCGCCAAGGCCGAGAAGCAGCGTGCCGATCTGGCTCGTGAACTCGAGGAACTAGGTGAGCGCCTGGAGGAAGCCGGTGGTGCCACCTCTGCCCAGATCGAGCTGAACAAGAAGCGTGAAGCTGAACTCGCCAAGCTGCGTCGCGACTTGGAAGAATCCAACATCCAGCACGAAGGTACCCTGGCCAACCTGCGCAAGAAGCACAACGATGCCGTCGCCGAGATGGCTGAACAGGTTGACCAGCTCAACAAGCTGAAGACTAA GGCTGAACACGATCGCGCTAACATGTACAATGAGCTGAACAACACTCGCTCCGCTTGCGATACTCTTGCTCGCGAGAAG GCTGCCCAAGAGAAGGTTGCCAAGCAGCTGCAGCACACTCTGAACGAAGTCCAGGGCAAGCTGGATGAAACCAACCGCACCCTGAACGACTTCGACTCCGCCAAGAAGAAGCTGTCGATCGAAAACTCCGACCTGCTCCGCCAGCTGGAGGATGCCGAATCCCAGGTCTCGCAGCTCAGCAAGATCAAGATCTCGCTCACCCAGCAGCTGGAGGACACCAAGCGTCTCGCCGACGAAGAATCTCGCGAACGCGCCACCCTGCTCGGCAAGTTCCGCAACCTGGAGCACGACCTCGACAGCCTGCGCGAGCAGGTTGAGGAGGAAGCCGAAGGCAAGGCTGACATCCAGCGCCAGCTCAGCAAGGCCAACGCCGAAGCCCAGCTGTGGCGTACCAAGTACGAGTCCGAGGGTGTTGCCCGCGCCGAGGAGCTCGAGGAAGCCAAGAGGAAACTCCAGGCCCGCCTTGCCGAAGCCGAGGAAACCATCGAGTCGCTCAACCAGAAGTGTGTCGCTCTGGAGAAGACCAAGCAGCGTCTGTCCACCGAGGTCGAGGATCTGCAGCTCGAGGTCGACCGTGCCACCTCCATTGCCAACGCTGCCGAGAAGAAGCAGAAGGCCTTCGACAAGATCATTGGAGAATGGAAGCTCAAGGTCGACGATCTGGCTGCCGAGCTGGATGCTTCCCAAAAGGAATGCCGCAACTACTCCACCGAACTGTTCCGTCTCAAGGGTGCCTACGAAGAAGGCCAGGAGCAGCTTGAGGCTGTCCGCCGTGAGAACAAGAACCTGGCTGATGAAGTCAAGGATCTGCTGGACCAGATCGGCGAGGGTGGCCGCAACATCCACGAGATCGAGAAGTCTCGCAAGCGTCTGGAAGCCGAAAAGGACGAACTCCAGGCCGCTCTCGAGGAAGCCGAAGCTGCCCTGGAACAGGAAGAGAACAAGGTTCTGCGCGCTCAGCTGGAACTGTCTCAGGTCCGCCAGGAAATCGACCGCCGCATCCAGGAGAAGGAAGAGGAGTTCGAAAACACCCGCAAGAACCACCAGCGCGCCCTGGACTCCATGCAGGCCTCTCTTGAAGCCGAAGCCAAGGGTAAGGCTGAGGCCCTGCGCATGAAGAAGAAGTTGGAAGCTGACATCAATGAGCTTGAGATTGCTCTGGATCATGCCAACAAG GCTAACGCTGAGGCCCAGAAGAACATTAAGCGCTACCAGCAACAACTGAAGGATGTCCAGAGCGCCCTGGAGGAAGAACAGCGTGCCCGTGACGATGCCCGCGAACAGCTTGGAATCTCTGAGCGCCGTGCCAACGCCCTGCAGAACGAACTGGAGGAATCGCGCACCCTGCTGGAACAGGCCGACCGTGGCCGTCGCCAGGCCGAACAGGAACTGAGCGATGCTCACGAACAGCTGAACGAAGTTTCCGCCCAGAACGCCTCCATCGCCGCTGCCAAGAGGAAGCTGGAGTCTGAACTGCAGACCCTGCACTCCGACCTGGATGAGCTGCTGAACGAAGCCAAGAACTCCGAAGAAAAGGCCAAGAAGGCTATGGTTGATGCCGCCCGCCTGGCTGATGAACTCCGTGCCGAACAGGATCATGCCCAGACCCAGGAGAAACTGCGCAAGGCCCTTGAACAACAGATCAAGGAACTGCAGGTCCGCCTGGACGATGCCGAAACCAACGCCCTGAAGGGAGGCAAGAAGGCCATCCAGAAACTGGAACAGCGCGTCCGCGAGCTGGAATCCGAACTGGACAGCGAACAGAGAAGACACGCCGATGCCCAGAAGAACCTCCGCAAGTCTGAACGCCGCATCAAGGAACTGACCTTCCAGTCCGAGGAAGACCGCAAGAACCACGAACGCATGCAGGATCTCGTCGACAAGCTGCAGCAGAAGATCAAGACTTACAAGAGGCAGATTGAGGAAGCCGAGGAAATCGCCGCTCTGAATCTTGCCAAGTTCCGCAAGGCTCAGCAGGAACTGGAAGAAGCCGAAGAGCGCGCCGACATTGCCGAGCAAGCTGCCACCAAATTCCGCACCAAGGGAGGACGTGCTGGTTCGGTGCAGCGTGGTGCCAGCCCAGCA CCCCAGAGACAACCATCTGTTATGCCAGGACTTGCAGGTCTTAACTTCCCAACATTCGATGACCATGGCTTCTAA